One region of Callithrix jacchus isolate 240 chromosome 16, calJac240_pri, whole genome shotgun sequence genomic DNA includes:
- the RPS20 gene encoding small ribosomal subunit protein uS10 produces the protein MAFKDTGKTPVEPEVAIHRIRITLTSRNVKSLEKVCADLIRGAKEKNLKVKGPVRMPTKTLRITTRKTPCGEGSKTWDRFQMRIHKRLIDLHSPSEIVKQITSISIEPGVEVEVTIADA, from the exons ATG GCTTTTAAGGATACCGGAAAAACACCCGTGGAGCCGGAGGTGGCAATTCACCGAATTCGAATCACTCTCACAAGCCGCAACGTCAAGTCGCTGGAGAAGG TGTGTGCTGACTTGATCAGAGgagcaaaggaaaagaatctGAAAGTGAAAGGACCCGTTCGAATGCCTACGAAG ACTTTGAGAATCACTACAAGAAAGACACCTTGTGGTGAAGGTTCTAAAACATGGGATCGTTTCCAGATGAGAATCCACAAGCGACTCATTGACTTGCACAGTCCTTCTGAGATTGTTAAGCAGATTACTTCCATTAGTATTGAGCCAGGAGTTGAGGTGGAAGTCACCATTGCAGATGCTTAA